The nucleotide sequence agggataggcaatgggggtcaagtgacttgcccaggatcacacagctgggaagtgtctgaggccagatttgaacctaggacctctcgactctagatctggctctcaatccactgagccacccagctgccccctaggatcACAAATGATTAAGTGCCTGAACAAGGAATTTGCTTAACTGAGGACTCTGAACTATTGGGGTTCTATTATTAAGTTTTTATCTTATATAAACTCTTTAAAACGTCAAAGAATGGAACTACACAAATTCAAGCATCattcagtaaaaataaaataaaattagctaATTATCATACTAAAGTTTGGCTGATGCACACTGAGGGAGGGGCTTCATCGttacttgttttgttttgacttGACCAACTCACCTTCTTTTCTGGTCATACACAGAATCATGGGATTTGAGGATGAAAGAGATCTTCTGAAACAGATAGTTCACACCCTTTGTCTTACAGATGAaagaacttaaaatctaaagTCAGACAGGCTGACTTTAGTATAGTAAAAGCAGAATCCAAACTCAAATTCTCTGACTCCACATTTGGTGTTTCGCTATTCTATGTTGCTTGATGGTGTTTCTCATGCCGCTTCTCATGCATAAATCACCACAGATGGCAGACGTAGCCTGCTTATAGCCACCATGAATCTTGACATTGCCTTTTAGATCAACTGCATTTTCTACTTTTTGGTGAATTGCTGTTATATGATCCTAGACTGTAGAGCATGACTGGGGAAAATACTGGTCTTTAAAAAGATGGAACTTTTACAATAGGGAGCAATGTGGAGTTAATAAAAGTACCAGGCAGTTTCCCAACTCTGCCTTTACCTCAGAAGCCTGACCTACATCCCCTCAAAGACTTCTCCCAACTATAAACTTATGATCTACTCAGCTCTGGGCCCAGACCACTGAAGGTTCCAGTTTCAGTACAACATACACATTTATATCTATgtctacatttttatatatacatatgtttatataaatgccATATCTACAGATATAGAATCATATCcactatatataacatatagcaGTAGTATATAGTTTATATGCTATAGATATAATCGATATATGCCTATATACGACAAATATACActcatgcatgcatgcatgcatactcACACACTCACAAATATACACTCATGCATACATACTCACATactcacatatgtatacataccaTATACATCTGCCCATATGTTTCGTTGTGCTTGTTCTCATTTAGTCGCTTTCAATCATAGccaactctttataaccccattagggttttcttggcaaagatactgatgtggtttgccattttttttctccagtgcattttatagtaaactgaggcaaacagggttaaatgacttgccaagaatcacacagctaggaagtatctgaggcctggtcttcctgactccaggcctgggtgCTCTAACCACttataccacctagctattctattattatttacacacacatatgtgaatatatgctattttcatatatgtattaCAAAATATGGAACAGCTCAAGGGATATATATAATCCTATAGCAAGCATTTTTTATCCTTACAAGTATAAGgctaaaaagcaaaaatagcaataatagaCAAATTTAAATTGAAATGACTGTatgaacttaaaatatattttgttgaaaATTCTTGGACTTTATTAAAATGCATATTTCATTTTTGGTTACAAGGGTAACTCTCTACCGGATAACAAAAAGATTTAttcagaaataaaagtaatttaaaagtaaaagatataagtaaatttttaatagcatttactttaaaatataaatgaaggtTGAACATGCCACCATTCACTCCCATTCATCCCAGACCAGCTCATCTCTTTGGCTCATCCTTTCCCTTGGCTAAGAGAATAAATACTCTGGTTATGCTTGTTGAAGACACCGAGGCCTGGAGTCTATAGGAGAGTGGCTCCATAGCCTGTTCATTTTAAGGCACATTTTaaacattctggagggtaatCAGCTAAAACATGAAACAAGAAGCTTTCATGCCCCAAAGATCTAAGTGTTATAGAGAAAACAGGGAACTGGGGAGGGTTGAGCTGGAATTCCAACAATGTCTTTAACAATCAAACAATCCCTTTAACAATCAAAAGACATCCCTAAGTAAAACCTAGATGCAGCAGAGTCTGGCTAGGAAGGAACTAAAGAAAGTGGAAGATCTCAGTCCAGATCTTGCCTTTCATAcctaactagctatgtggccaTGGATAGGTCATATCAtatcagagcctcagtttcctcaatgtaaaacaaagataataccTTCGGTACATGGTTGCTTTGAGGTTCAagtaaaataatgtattaaaggACGCTACATATGGTAGAGcatgaaggggaagagaggaaggacagAACCCTTGCAACGAGCCCCTTAAAGAATTCAACTTTCGTtgtgaagggaagggagaggctgaaatataattatcttcTCTTCCATTCAGAACCGTTTCACCTCTTCTGCTCATTACTTGGAATGGGCAAAAGGCTGACATAAGCATCAGAATCCATaaattaattatcttttaaatatgttgCAATCCAAGAGAGAGCAATTGTCTCTCCCACCTCCTGCCAAGCTCTATGCAGGCTTCTCCCCAATGGGAAAAACAACAATGTAAGATTGGTCACACCAGAAAGCAGAGAGGCCTCTGCTCAGTTTTCAGCTACtccttcctcaatccactttaaATAAACAGGGTTTCCTTGGTCGATGGGTAGGCTGATGAGCTCAGGAATTTCAAAAGGATGAACTGAtctaagggaagagaaaaatgctGAGTGAGTGTGGTTGGTAATATCTCCTGAGAAAAAAGCCCTGAGATCTTCATAGATGTGTATGCTTCATCTAATGTCCATGAGCAAAGAGCAGATTAATAAATGATGCTGCTGTCTTTTGCGTTTAACCAGTGGCCTCTATCCTCATTAAGGGTCTTGATGCACATCATCATGGAGACTTTTGTTCTCTAATATTTAAAAGGTCTATAGTTTCATCACTGGAGCCAGTGTGGATCATAGCCCTTTGACTTAATAAATGAATCTCAGAGAGTGGTTGGGCCTCATAAGGCTGAGGTAATTGCCCCCACAGCTAGTTAATGTCATAAGAAGGTTTTGAAGTCAGGTCTaagtccaggactctatccattctaccatattgtttctctttgatttaggtatcacacacacacacacacacacacacacacacacacacacacaaaaccctaAATAGAAAGCTTGTTGCTAATGTTAGCTTACTTGGGGGAATACTAGCACCTTTGATATCTCACTCTCTATacagagtcagaaggacctgggttcaaatcagaccccagatacttcctacctggtCAGCcacagcaagtcacttagctccaattGTCTGgcccattcccttctttttatactTGTTACTAGGATAGataataaggatttaaaataataataataaatattcatataggggaacagctgggtggctcagtggcttgagagccagacctggggaagggaggtcctgggtccaaatctggcctcagatagttcctagttgtatgattctggacaagtcatttaaaccccccCGTTGcatagcctttattgctcttctgctttggaaccaatacacattattaattctaagatggacagaaaggattcttaataaatattatacatatatttatatacatacatacagagaaTCCCCTGAAAACTATTCAACACCATAGTTCCTTGCAGCCAGCCTCCCAATGACTGTGTAATTCCTCATCCATGTGGATTCTCCCAAAGGGGTATGGTTGATACCATGCACAGGCTCAGTTAAGCATCCTACCGTTCACTATTTCTGGAACATTCATTGGATTCAGATCTTGACCCAACAACTGAGGAAGAGGACCAGAAACAGGCTGACATACAGAGAAAAGTCTCACCTGATGTAGTTAGAGAGTTCATGTATTTTTGAAGTCTTCGTTTTCACTAACTGTTCAAGAGAAACATCAATGTTTCAGAAATCAATTTCCAGGTCATGTCATGTGATACTGCTTTGGCCTCTGATGAGCTGGTGAGGGCAGGTTTTTCACCTAAAACTAAGGATTTCCACTGAGGTCATCAGAAATGAGCCAATACGTTGTACATAAAACTTGGTAAAAATGGAAATGTGCCccttcctcatccatcaaatgaaaAAGGATCACATGAAGTGATCCTTAAGGCCCTTTCCTTCCTGCTGGAACATTGCATGTTCTAAGGCCCATttaagctctgacattctatgttctaaggtcccttccagacctAACATTTTGTGACTTTaaggaacttttattttaaaaattgaaaatgaccAAAATGAATGGGCTGTTTCTCTTCCCTACTTACTCTACCTTACCCCAGACCCATTAGGTCTAGACTGGTACCCACACTTACCAAAAGTATTTCAGTGGcttcttcaatctctcccttccAAAAGTACCTAGAAGAGTTGGTAAAATTATGGAAAATGCTATCCTTATTTAAGGTTGAGCTGAGATCTCCTGAAATGCCATTCCCCTGATTCTATACCACTAACTCATTCCCAGCTAGTTAAAAGTGACTAAGgtgaaacaaattttaaaacctcttctctctcctttatcaaggatttctttttttttttttaacccttaccttctgcttgttttggaatcaatactgtatattggttccaaggcagaagagctaaaaGAAttaagcaatgggaattaaatgacttgtccagggtcacccaggaaggaaatgtctaaggtcagaattgaacccaggattttctgcctccaggcctgcctctcaatccactaagccacctagctgctcccatcaggaatttctaaaaaataaggaaCTTTCTATGCTCTAACCTTAGAGAGGTAGAACATAAAATCCTAGAAGCTCGGGGCCAGAGGGGATgaattttaactttttctctATTTGGGAACACCCTATATAGAATCCATGACAAGTGCTCAGCCAGCCTAAATCTCGATACTTTCAGTGACAGGGAACTCACTAATTCCTGTTATGTTTTTGGACAACTCTTAGTAAGTTCTACTTAAAGGAGCCAAAATCTGCCTCCTTTTGACCTCCACCTATTGTTCCTAGCTCTGAAACCATATCAAATAAAGGAACTTATTCCTTTTTCCACTGGATAGCTCCTTCCCATACTGAAAGTGAAcaattctctttctcacttttacCCCACCTCCCTCTTCTTTAGGCTTCTTATTCTAGCCTTCTTCATGGGTTCTTTATAGGACATGGTTTCCTAGGTCCCTCACCCTCCAGTTTATtgcatctctctttttaaaattcctttttaattttaataacaaatttctacatacaTTTTTCTATAGTAACCCTCTTAAAGTGTGTCATTAAGAGATGAACAAAAAGGTACAAAGTCAATGTGGAAAATTAGTTTGGCCGTGGTGTCAAGGACAGATGGGATAGGAAATAAACTAACTGCAGAGCACCCAAAAGGCCCTGAGGTAGAACAAAAGAGGAATAAATAATTGGTTTTAGAATCagcaaatctgagctcagatactGGCTCAGCTGCTTTACTAtgtaacctctctgagtctcaatctcctcatcttaaagaaagggaagggagtaaactaaatgatctccaagatcGCTTCCAGCATAAACTCCTATGATAAGGATATAGGTCTCTTAAGATACTGTGCACATTGGCCCTACAGGCATGTCTTGCGTTAATTGGTAGAATTGGGTAAACTAATGGGAGAAGTGGATAAAGGGAAAATGATGCCACAGAGTGATGTGAGCTTCATAGGAAAGAACAATGTTAGAACCACGTGACTGGGCAAATGACCTAATACCGAGGTTTAATTATAACCAGAAATATGCTAGAGTCAGCTCAAACTCAAGtgcagattgttaaattttcagtaaaagcaacagattgttaaatttttagcgaaaacatttacacttcagaaattgaCCAATGCCAAAAATCAAGGctgggatttttgttgttgttgttgattgaCTATACTTAagaatgtaattgagaaaatattaataatgcagattaaacttaaaaatgtatcttgctgcttttttcccccctgaagagttggttgttaaacatgGAGGACAGTGAGGATAGTGGATAAGTGGATAGACTACTAGGCCTAATAAcaggagattctgagttcaaatcaggcctcagatacttcctagcagtgtgaccctggggaagtcactcaaCCCTCTTGCCTAACCctcacagctcttctgccttggaaccaatacacagtattgactccaatatagaaggtaagggtctaaaaaaaagccatttaccagcacacccttgGTTATAATATATTAACAACTTCGTAGTGAAATTACATCAATCAAAGCAATGATATATGGAAGAGCCTGATTATAATTAATGGTGAAATGTGTGATTTGGGTAATAAAAGTGCCGAGTTCTAAAGCAGAGGAAAATACCGAAGGCTGTGCTAGAAAGGGAAGGCTGTGTGGAAGGAGGATCTGAATTGGGCCTTGAGGAATACAGAGGGAGTAAAGAGAGTATTCTAGTATGCATTCCAGAATGAACCAAGTGGCATGCGTGGGAGGATAATGAAAAGATGCCAGTTTAGATGGATCAGAGGCTTCACATAGGAGCATGCTAGGAAATAAACTTAGCTGGTCTATGGAGGACCTTAAAAGCCAGGGAAAGAAAATAACCATTCTGTGGGAAAGGAACCTAATTCCTCAGTAATGTGCAAGATTCCCAAAGTGTCATAATTCATAGATtattaaagctggaaagaactttagaaattatctagtccaataaaaaaatgtttattgatatatttcatttttacattatctttatccttatttttctttctcccctcccaagGGGGCTATTCTTtgtcacaaatatatatatatatatatatatatatatatatttttttttttaaagggaaaaagttcagcaaaactaaccaacacataaACTGAGTTTGACAGCATACCCCGAGCTTCAAACCGACAGGACCATACCTatctctggaaggagaaagaggaagataaggaaaaagaggaggaggaagagatacattttctcctttttttaaggACATTATTGATCATCAGATTTATGTGgcattcagggggcagctaggtggttcagtgaatcagacttggaaatgggaggtctcaaaatctgaccttaaacacttcctagctgtgtgacctggacaagtcacttaactcccattgcctagtccttactgttcttctgccttagaaccaatatttagtattgattctaagtatgaaggtaggagtttaaaaaaaattacatggcaTTCAGCTTCCTTCCTCTGCCCCCCAGCATCCCTTTTGGGTGCTCAGAagttaaggggcttgcccagTGACAACAAGTTGTTAGCAGGTCTGGAATGGAAAGCTGGTCCCTGACTTCTGGGTCAGTGCTCTCTTGGTACAGGGCCATCCATTCCTCAAGTTTCCCAAGGGATTACATTGCCTTTTATTTCCATATATTCAGTTACTTGGTTCAAATAACCAGTCCAACATCAGATGGCCACTACAGTCCAAACAATGGAACATTTTCAAGAGCAACAATGCTAGGGAAACAATTCGGTGGTTCAGATTATAGGGGATCTTTTATCTGGTTGGAGGGCAGCATAAAGTACTGGACTTgcaatcagaggatctgggtttgagtccAGAATTCTGCACGTACCACCAGTGAGCTCTATGGCTGATAACTTCATCTCTTTCAATCTCATCTTTCATTTTGTTCATATGAGGAGAAAGAGCAGGGTTCTTAACTTTGGGTCCATAACCTTGTTTAAAAACCTATTTTATAACTATTAccatataattgttttcctttgtaatctgatGTACTTTATTCTGTGCATTAATAGACGTGCATGGGCTTTTCCAGACTGCCTCAGGGAGTCCATAATGCAAAAAGGTTTAGAATTCCTCTCTGACATAGACAATCTCTTCTTCTAGTGGTGTCCTTCCAGCCCTCAATCCTGTCTTTATCTTGTGAGTGATGGGTTTGTAGTAAACAAGTGCCACAACAAAAGGATCAATTCCTACACTAGTGCTGTTTTAGGGGCCTGGGATAAGTTTCCCTGGGGTGCCCTGGGGTGAACAGTGAGAGACAATAGCACTACCACAATAGAACAGGCCTGCCCATAACCCTTTCCCCATTGCCAAAAATGGAAACCTGAAGGGGCAGCTGGCCCTACTCACAGAGAAGAGGCCCTTGGCAGGATATTCACACAGGCAGCCAGCTTCTTATCGAGAATGgtcctgaggcaaacagagagaagaggatgaaAAGTGAGTGATTGAGAAAACAATTCTTTGCCAAAATCCAATATCTTTGTCCTCTGGACTGGCCTCTTAGGGATAAATTTTGCTGACTTGAACTAACTcgctgaagaggaaaaaaaaaaaaaaaaaaaaaaaatatatatatatatatatatataNNNNNNNNNNNNNNNNNNNNNNNNNNNNNNNNNNNNNNNNNNNNNNNNNNNNNNNNNNNNNNNNNNNNNNNNNNNNNNNNNNNNNNNNNNNNNNNNNNNNNNNNNNNNNNNNNNNNNNNNNNNNNNNNNNNNNNNNNNNNNNNNNNNNNNNNNNNNNNNNNNNNNNNNNNNNNNNNNNNNNNNNNNNNNNNNNNNNNNNNNNNNNNNNNNNNNNNNNNNNNNNNNNNNNNNNNNNNNNNNNNNNNNNNNNNNNNNNNNNNNNNNNNNNNNNNNNNNNNNNNNNNNNNNNNNNNNNNNNNNNNNNNNNNNNNNNNNNNNNNNNNNNNNNNNNNNNNNNNNNNNNNNNNNNNNNNNNNNNNNNNNNNNNNtatatatatatacatatatatatatatatatattttaaagtctgGACAATTGAAACAAGCAATCAAGCCTGGATTTGAAGCATTTGCCAACTTTGGAGGTATAAATGCTcccaatgaaaatttaacaatcagtaaCCTAGATGGGGCCAAATTCAGCCCACCCTTAGCTGCAGGGAAGAGGGTTAGGGAggacaacctttttttttgcccagGACTAGTAAAAAACATTAAGTTCCTCAGGAAAAACTTGCTCATTGGAAGAACGGGTTGTGGAACGGCTTTAAAAAGTGTCCTGGGCatatgtaaagcccagtggaattgctcattggctacgggagggggtgggaggaggggaaggaaaggatacaaatcatgtaaccacgtaaaaatattctaaattaattagataaagattttcaaattaaaaaataataataaaataaaaattgtgctGGAAAATAAAAACCTACAGACAAGGAAGGCAGGAACAGAAATTATAACAATATTTATTCTATGGTGCTTTAAGCTTTCCATGTTGTGAGAGGAAAAATACAAATGTCACtagccccattttaaagatgaggagactgaTGTTCAGAAAGGTAAAGTAATTAGTtaacccaagatcacacagctagatagtAACAGAACCAGGACTCTAACCAAGGTTTTCAAGACCAAGAGCTGCAAGTCCAAAGCTGTTTCAAAGCTGGGGAAGCCTTAGTTTGTGGTCTCTGTCAACCTTAAAATGCCCCCACCAGAATGTACTTTCTCTGGGTAATATTAACTGAGTCTTTATCCTACTTTAGAACTgacttatctttttttcccctaagaactAGTTTGAGCAGTGCTCATTTAACTTTCCCCATTAGTGTAGCACCAACAATATCGCCCTAACTTTCTGCCACTCAAAGAGGTGGCACTAAAATTCCAAGGTCTAAATAAAcctttttatcatattaaagagaatgaggagaaagTCTTGTTTTTACAGCAACTGTCAGACAATCTACTTCAAACGGCCAACCACATTCCAGGCTTACTATCAATTTGCCAATCAGAGATGGGTGGCAATCAAGGAGTCAGGTCtaagtgggaagggaaagaaaattaaagaacttTGAGGCAGAGAGGCCAAAGCATTACAACATGGTTTAACAAGGAATAATGCCAGAGGAGGCGGTAGGGGAAGGAATATGCTCAATTTGGTTTCATAAATCTATCTTATTCACAGCTCTGCTAATTATTTACCTGTGTGATTTTTAGCCAATCTTTTAGCCTCCTGGACTTCAgctttcccatctataaaataaagggattggaccaAACAGATGATCTCTCAGgttcttccacctctaaatcctaTTTTCCTAGCCGCTCATTTCTGCCAAAGGGAAAATGTCCCAGCTCGCTAACCTTGAGGGGAAGGCTAAATGACTCAGCTCACTTGACAGGTCAGATCTGACAACCAGCATCCATCCCCCAACCCCCAGCCTCTTGGGGAAGAGTCTAATGTTGTTATTGGACTTCAATTCAAAATACACATCCACACATCAAGAAGTCACATAAGAATTATTCAGGGCCCCCTTTCAGTACTCAGGAAACAAAGAACTGAACAAAAGATCTTCCAGCCCAAGGAACAGGTTTGATGGCTACACACTGTAACTAGAACCTGTATAGGTCATTTGTCCTTAGTTAGAAGAGATCAGTAGCCTGTCCCAGGAGCTTTGGCGACTGTGTTATGACACCATAGGGCCCTGGAAGAGAAGTTAATGCTTTGGGGCAATATAAAAGAACAGAGACAGGGAGGACAGATGGCTATAATCCATCACCATGTTTGCAGTACTCCTTGGAGATGCAGACCAGGAAGCTGCCCTGAATACGTGACAAGTTAAAGCTAGAGTAAATACTACTGCAGTTTAGGAAAAATGTCCCAGAAACTTAGACAATATGAGAGATTCcctgatatggaaaaaaaaaaagaaaagaaaagaaaagcttgtGTCTGTGGGTAAAAAGGAGTTTGCTCTATTGGATCTCTCCCAGGTAAGTAGTATATAGTAAAGGTCTGAGACCCTGCCGTCCATCCTATAGCCTGACCTCTAAAGGAGAAACACTCCAGAAATCAGAGGAAGTGATGTCCAGCCAGAACCAACTTTATCTCAGTTACCAGAAAAACTTTTtaactatctttgtgaccttcaGCATGTTACtgaacctttctgggcctcagtttccccatttgtaaaaataagagggTCAGACTTAAGATCCTTTgtagctctaaagctatgatcctattcAAGTCTCCCTATTAAAGTCTCTTCTATGACAACTGGGCAGTTCATATGCTCTCTTGGAAAGGCCATGGGttcaaatcaaaaatgaaaaaatat is from Gracilinanus agilis isolate LMUSP501 chromosome 2, AgileGrace, whole genome shotgun sequence and encodes:
- the LOC123237379 gene encoding protein CutA homolog isoform X1 — protein: MDWLAQRWPPLAAQSCLRPGCLAWLLVAMAFLLSYPMLRTISLQVHSAVTGSYLSGTHSVAFVNCPNEQIARDIARTILDKKLAACVNILPRASSLYFWKGEIEEATEILLLVKTKTSKIHELSNYIRSVHPFEIPELISLPIDQGNPVYLKWIEEGVAEN